The Salvelinus sp. IW2-2015 linkage group LG15, ASM291031v2, whole genome shotgun sequence genome includes a region encoding these proteins:
- the LOC111974276 gene encoding melanocyte-stimulating hormone receptor translates to MTDNTSQHNFIMHHHMELSTLTMYSENSTXNTSTREQNSTTCSLRIPQELFLTLGLISLVENILVVLAIIKNRNLHSPMYYFICCLAVSDMLVSVANVVETIVMLLTEHGLLVVTPEMLRHLDNVIDIMNCSSVVSSLSFLCTIAADRYITIFYALRYHSIMTTQRAVTIIAMVWLTSITASILFIVYHSHTAVIVCLVTFFCITLVFTAVLYMHMFILAHVHSRRIMAIYKSRRQGTSMKGAITLTILLGVFILCWGPFFLHLILILTCPTTPFCTCFFSYFNLFLILIICNSLIDPLIYAYRSQELRKTLKELLFCSCLTFRCDSILECLFPWKFT, encoded by the coding sequence ATGACGGACAACACGTCTCAACATAACTTCATCATGCACCACCACATGGAGCTGAGCACCCTCACCATGTACAGCGAGAACAGCACCAAMAACACCAGCACCAGGGAGCAGAACTCTACGACCTGCTCGCTCCGCATTCCACARGAGCTGTTCCTGACGCTGGGCCTCATTAGTCTGGTGGAGAACATYYTAGTGGTGCTGGCCATCATCAAGAACCGCAATCTGCACTCGCCCATGTACTACTTCATATGCTGCCTGGCCGTCTCCGACATGCTGGTCAGCGTCGCCAACGTRGTGGAGACCATAGTYATGTTGCTCACCGAACACGGGCTGCTAGTTGTCACACCTGAAATGCTGCGGCACCTGGACAACGTCATCGACATCATGAACTGCAGCTCGGTGGTGTCRTCGCTGTCCTTCCTGTGCACCATCGCCGCGGATCGRTAYATCACCATCTTTTACGCGCTGCGTTACCACAGCATCATGACCACGCAGCGCGCCGTGACCATCATCGCGATGGTGTGGCTGACCAGCATCACYGCCAGCATACTTTTYATCGTCTACCACTCGCACACCGCCGTCATTGTATGCCTCGTCACCTTCTTCTGCATCACTCTTGTCTTCACYGCTGTGCTCTACATGCACATGTTYATCCTGGCGCACGTGCACTCGCGGCGCATCATGGCCATCTACAAGTCTCGCCGCCAGGGCACGAGCATGAAGGGCGCCATCACGCTCACTATCCTGCTAGGGGTTTTCATCCTCTGCTGGGGACCCTTCTTCCTCCACCTTATTCTCATCCTCACCTGCCCCACGACccccttctgcacctgcttcttcAGCTACTTcaacctcttcctcatcctcatcatctgTAACTCGCTCATCGACCCGCTCATCTACGCCTATAGGAGCCAGGAGCTGCGCAAGACACTCAAGGAGCTGCTCTTCTGCTCCTGCCTCACCTTTCGATGCGATTCCATACTTGAGTGTCTATTTCCATGGAAGTTCACATGA